Part of the Stackebrandtia endophytica genome is shown below.
CGGCCGGGGAACGGGTGTGCCGGCGGCTGGGGCCGGCGCACCCCACTCGGTGGGCCCATACGGCCCGAGCGGAGCACCCCACGGGCAAGGTTGGGGTGCTCCGCCACCGCCACCGAAGTCGCGCCGAACGGGCTTGATCGTCGGACTCGTCATCGGACTGGTCCTGCTCGTCGGAGGCGGGGTAACCACCGGCGTCGTGTTCTTCTCGGAGCCGAAGGACATCGAGGTATTCCCGGCCTCCTACGACCGGACCGTGGACGCGGCCTCCGCCGGGCGGTACACCTACCGGGACGACACCGACTACTGCTCCATGATGGACTGGAGTGTCCTGTCGTACATGCACTTCGACGGCGAACAACCGGAGCTGACCACATCGGACCCCGCCGGCGACGGGACCGGCTGGTTCACCTGCAAGGTGACGCTACGCTCCAACGAGGGCTACAACGAGTACTCGGCGACCGGCGGCATCATCATGTCGCTGGGAGTCGAATCCGATGAGGCGGCAGCCGCCGAAGTCTGGGCCGGAGAAATCAGCAAGGCCGAAGACCTCTACACCGAGATCACCGTCGAGGGCATCGGCACCAGTACCCGCGCCTTCTTCGACGAAACCGAGAAGTCACAGGAGCTTCGGGTGTACGTCCAGGACGGCAACCTCTCCGGATACGTCTACCTGTCGTTCAACCACGGTACCCATTTCGCCGCGGCCGCTTCCGACCTGATGATCAACACGGTCGCCGACCTGACCAACGGAATGATGCTCCAGATGGTGTGACGACTCAGTTCACGTCGTCGAAGTGGACGTCGCCTCGATCGTCGACGCGCCACCCCGGGTTGTGGCAGACCTCCCAGATCACGCCGTTCGGGTCGGCGAAGTGTCCGTGATATCCGCCGAAGTCGGCTCGCTGCGGCGACTTGACCAGGCTCGCCCCGGCGGTGACCGCCGCCTCGATCACCTCGTCGACCCGCGCCGGACTGTCCACGTTGTGCGACAGGGTCAGCCCGGTGATCGCAGGATCGGTGACCGCGCCGGCCACGTCCTGAACGAATCGCTCGGCATCGAACAGGCCCAGGATCAGTCCCGGTCCCACCTGCAGGAAGATGATCTCGCCCGGAACGTCGGCGACCGGACGCCACCCCAAACCGTCCCGATAGAACCGCCGCGCCGCGGCCAGATCGGGGGTCGCGACGGTGATGAAGTGCAGTCTCGGTTCCATGTCCTCAGTGTGCACGTCGGCACCGACAATCCCTCCGCCGTCCGATCCGAATCGCCGAAAGCCTGTCACAACGCCGTGGCATGATCTGCCGACAGCCAATCGGGAGGCACCATGATCAACCTGGCACCGGCGGCCGATCACATGTCGCGCCTGCTCACCGAAGTCCGCGACGATCAACTCGACGGTCCCACTCCGTGCGAGGAATATCATCTCGGCGACCTCATCCAACACGTCGACGGCCTTGCCGTCGCGTTTCGGGCCGCCGCCGACAAGGCGCCGCTGCCACCGGGCACCCCGGTGGGCCTGGACGAAGGTTGGCGCGAACGAATCGGCGAACACCTCCGACAGTTGGTCGCCGCATGGCGCGCGCCGGAGGCGTGGGAGGGCCGGACCGAGGCCGGCGGTGTCGAGTTGACCGGCGCCGAAGCCGGTGCCGTCGCACTGAACGAACTGGTCATCCACGGTTGGGATGTCGCACGATCCATCGACCGGACCTACGAACCCGACGAGACGTCCCTGGCGGTGTCCGAACAGTTCGTGACCGCTGCGGCCGCCGATCCGGTCCCGGGCCTGTTCGCCCCGCCGGTACCCGTCGCCGAGGACGCTTCACGGCTGGACCGCGTCGTCGGGTTGGCCGGTCGCGACCCGCACTGGCGGCCCTGATCGTCGACCACCAGGGGTGAGCCACCGACCGACGGGTACGGGCTTGGCCGAGAAGCGGCGGTCGGATATTTTCGGTCGTGATGTCCACCCCCGCGACCGACAAGTCATTGGCCGCGCGTGTCGAAAGTCGACTCGCGGTCCCCGTCATGTGCGCCGCCGGAATCTCGGTGCCCGCCGTGTTCATGGCGGTGTGGGGTACCGGCACGGTCGCCGACACCGGTGTACTGGTCAACTGGATCGCCGGTGGGGTGCTGTGGTGTGAGTGGCTGGTCCTCCTGATCCTCGCCGAGGATCGGCTCGACTGGATGCGTCGTCACAAGTGGACCATCGCGGTGGCGATGTTGACGATTCCCGCGGCGATCTTCACGCTGGGACCGGTTCAGCTGCTGCGCCTGGTCTATGTCGTCGCGACGTTGCAGGTGTTGCGGGTCAACCGGATCATCTCGGCGGGCCGCGTGCTGACCCGGCGGCTCAACCTGTCCGGATGGCGGCAGATCATCCTCATCGCAGCCACCGCGATGCTCGTCTCGGTCTTCCTGTTCGTGCTCCTGGTGGCACCGAACGCGGAGGTCTGGCTGGCTGGCGATCTCATCTTCACCCAGTTGGGTCCGATCCCGGCGGTGATCATCGGGACGATCCTGCTGTTGGCCGCCTATCTGGCCTGGCGCAACCGAAAGAGCGACTGACATAACAGACCGTGTCTTCTGACGGCCACATCGTTACACTGTCCCGCGTTCACATCGAAGGGACAGGCATGAACGACCAGCACGGCTCAGCTGATCCTCTATCGCCCCCGCCGGACCCGTACCGGGCACCGGCACCACCGCCGGGATTGACACCCCCGCCTTCCGACGTCCCACAGCAGTGGTCACCACCACCGGGGATGACACCGCCCGTGCAACCGGGAACGCCGCCACCGCCTGGTATGCAGCCACCGCCCGGTATGCCGATGCCACCGCCACCACCGGGAATGCCGCCACCGGTCGCCGGGTGGTCTCCACCTCCGCCGGCTCCGAAGTCGTCCATGTCGATGCCGTTGATTCTGTGCATCGTTCTCGGGGTCCTGGTGTTGATCGCCGGTGCGGCCGTCGTCGTCGTGGTGACCAACGGGGATGACACCGCGCCCATCGCCGATTCCGACGACGGCACCGACGAGCAGCCGGGTGAATCCGCCTCGCCGGAGGAGTTCCTCGTCCAGGGGACCGGTCCCGTGGTGGTCGAGGTGTACCTGGACTTCAGGTGCGAGCACTGCGCCCGGTTCCACGAGAACAATCACGATCGTCTGGTCACCGAAACCGCCGCCGGGACCATCACGGTCCACTATCGTCCGATCGCGATCCTGGATGGCCAGTCGATGGGTGACTACTCCGTTCGCGCCGTCAACGCGGCCGCGTGCGCGGGCGAGCAGGGCGCCTACGTCGACTACGCCGCGATCCTGTTGACCTCCACCCCGCCGATGGGGTCGCCGGGACCCGACGACGCCGAGCTGATCGCGGCCGGCGAACCGTTGGGGTTGGGTGATGAGTTCGCGAGCTGCGTGACCACCGGCAAGTACCTCGACTGGGTGGCCGACAGCTCTCAACAGGCGCTCGACTCGGGGCTCGCTGGCGTCCCCCACGTCACCATTGACGGCCAGATCGTCATGGCACCAATCGAACTGTTCTCCCAGGAACTCGACAAAGCACTGCAGTAGCCCCTGACACCGCCACCGACGGCGGCGCGCCCGATGGGGTGCGCCGCCGTCGGTGTTTTCGCTGCTCATCACCCACCTCATGGTGGCTGTACATCAGGATGTAGTAGATGTACTATCGATTCAACCAGTTCTTATACGAAAAGGACGACAACTATGACGACGGCAAGAGCCGCAGCTGTCGGCTCCCTCGAACCGGTCCTCGCGGTGTCCAACCTTCAGATGCGATACGGCACCAAAGACGTGTTGAAGGGCGTCGACTTCACGGCGCAACGGGGCGAAGTCCTGGCGCTGCTGGGTCCCAACGGGGCGGGAAAGACCACCACCATCGAAATCCTCGAAGGATTTCGGATGCGTTCGGACGGCGAGGTGTCGGTGCTCGGCACCGATCCGGCACACGGAAAGGAGGCCTGGCGGGCCAAACTTGGCGTGGTCCTGCAATCCTGGCGCGACCACGGCAAGTGGCGAGTACGGGAGCTGCTGGCGCAGCTGGGCCGCTACTACGCACCGTATTCAACCGAGCAGGTGAAACGCCCGTGGGACACCGATGAACTCATCGAAGCGGTAGGACTCACCGAACACGCCAACCTCAAGATCGCGACCCTCTCGGGGGGACAACGCCGTCGCCTCGACGTCGCCATCGGCATCGTGGGACGCCCCGAACTGTTGTTCCTCGACGAACCGACCGTCGGCTTCGACCCGCACGCCCGACGCGAATTTCACGACCTCGTCCACCGGCTGTCCGACATGGATGAGACGACGATCCTGTTGACCACCCACGACCTCGACGAGGCTGAGAAGCTCGCCGACCGGATCCTCATCCTCGCCGGCGGCCGCATCATCGCCGACGGTTCGGCCGATGCCCTGGCCCGCAAGATGTCCACCGAGGCCGAGGTCAAGTGGACCCGCAACGGGGAACGCTTCGTTCACTCCACGCTAGACGCCACCAAGTACGTGCGCGACCTGTTCGCAGAGTACGGCGACCAGATCGGTGACCTGGAGGTTCGGCAGGCCACATTGGAGGAAACCTATATGGAAATGGTGCGGCAGTTCGAAGCCGGCGAAGCCGACACCGCCGTGCGCACCTTCGAGGAGGTCACCAAATGAACCCCACGTGGGCCCCCTACCGTGCCGGTCTGTCCCGAGGCTGGTCCGAGTTCAAACACGCGATCACCACCCCGGCGGAGGTGATCGGCACCCTGTTCCCGTCGGTCATCGCCATCATCGTCATGATCTTCCTGCGAGACGTCATCGTCGACGGCGCCTCGGTCTCGCTGGCCTCGATGACTCTTCCCAGTCTTCTGGGCATGAACATCGCCTTCAGCGGCCTCATGGGGATCGTCGGGCAGCTGACCATCGAACGTGAAGACGGCACCCTACTGCGCAACAAGGCGGTGCCGGGCGGGATGACCGGCTACCTGGTCGGGATCACCATCTCGGTGTCCACCATGTCGATCATCTCCCTGCTGATCGTGCTGGCCCCCGGAATGTTCCTGTTCGACGACGTCCGCTTCAACGGGTTCTCCAGCGTCCTGACCTTCATCTGGGTGGTCGTGTTGGGGCTGTTCGCCACGATGCCGATCGGCGCCGTCTTCGGCTCGATGTTCGGCTCGCCACGCCAGGTCGGCCTCGTCATGTTGCCGGTCGGCGGCCTGGTCGCCATCTCCGGAATCTTCTACCCGATCACGGCCCTACCCGAATGGGTGCAGTGGATCGGACAGACGTTCCCGATCTACTGGCTGGGCCTGGGTATGCGATCGGCGCTGCTACCAGCCGAAATGGCGGCGGTGGAGATCGGCGAATCCTGGCGCCACCTCGAAACCGCCGGAGTACTGGGACTGTGGACCATCATCGGTCTGGCCATCGCCCCGATCGTGTTGCGCCGGATGGCCCGCCGGGAATCCGGTTCGGCGGTGGCGGCTCGCCGAGAAAAGGCCATGCAGAGCCCCATAAGGTAGGCAGCGATCAGCACAGCCGCTGTGAACTCGACCGTTACACCACAACGAAAGGACACCATCAGGTGAGCAGTGAAGTGATCTACAACCGGATCGCGATGCTGCGTGCTGAACGGGGAATCTCGCGGCGACAACTCGCCGAAGCCCTGGGCGTCCACTATCAGACGGTGGGTTATCTGGAACGCGGCGAATACAGCCCCAGCCTGTACCTGGCGCTGCGGATAGCGGAGTACTTCGAGGTCGCGGTGGAGGTCGTGTTCTCCACCGCGCCGTTCCCCCGCATCGGCAGCGAGTAAGAAGGAGCGGCTTCCGCTCGACCTCACTGATCCGGGTTACGGCGCAGCTTCTTCAACTCGCCCCGCTGGCGTTTCTCATCCACCCGACGCTGCCGAGCGCGACGACTGGGCTTGGTCGCGCGCCTCGGCGGTGCCGGTGGAGCCAACGCGCCGGCCAGCAATGCCGACAACCGCTCCAGGGCGTCCTGCCTATTGCGGTACTGAGATCGAAACCGGGACGCCGCCACGGTCACGACACCGTCCACCAGCCGACTCTCCAGCTGTTCCAACACTCGTTCCCGCTGCGCGGGGGTGAACGCACCGGAGTTCGCGACGTCGAAACGCAACTCGACCCGACTGTCCGAAGTGTTCACGTGCTGTCCACCCGGCCCCGACGATCGCGAGAACCGCCAGGTCAGTTCAAGCTCGGGAATCTCCACCGTGTTGGTGACCCGCAGGTTCTCCATCGGCCTTCACCTCCTCGCGACCGATGGTAGAGCCGCCCGACACCACCGGCCACCGAGATTCCGACCCCCGGGTGCGCATGAGACGACATTCGGCTCGGGCATAGATTGGGGCCCGTAGAGAGGAACAGCCATGACCTGGACAATCAGCGGAAGCCTCACGGTTCAACCCGTCGCCGCCTCGACTCACCTGCTCGCCGGGCCCGTCAAACAGGCCCTCGACAACCTGCCGACGGCAGAGGTCGGCGTCGCAGAGATCGACGCGAACCTGGCCGACACCGCTGAGTTCTGTGAACACTACGGGGTCCCACTCGGGGCTTCGGCCAACTGCGTCATCGTCGCCGGCAAACGCGGACAGACCGTGACATACGCGGCGTGCCTGGCACTGGCCACCACCAAGATCAACGTCAACACGGTGGTGCGCAAGCATCTCGACGTCCGCAAGGCCTCATTCGCACCCATGTCCGAGGCGGTCGACCTCACCGGGATGGAGTACGGCGGCATCACGCCCATCGGGCTGCCCACCGACTGGCGGATCCTGCTGGGTCCCGACGTCGCCGAGGCACCCGAGTTGGTCATCGGCGGCGGCATACGCGGTTCCAAGATCCTGGTCACCGGGCGGTTCCTGGCATCGCTGCCGGGCGCCGAGGTCGTGGAGGGCCTGGCCGGGTAACCAGTGTGTCCGAGCCTCTCAACCGACCCGATCGAAACACAGGTCGGTGATGCCGCGGCCGGCCTCGACCGCCCGCTGCTCGAACTTGGTGACCGGTCGCCACCGCGGGCGCGGTGACTCCCGCTCGAAACGGTTGCGCAGCCCGGGATCGGCGGACAACACCTCAAGCATCACCTCGGCGTAGTCCGCCCAGTCGGTCGCGCAACGCAACACGCCGCCGGAACGCAGCTTCGACCGCATCAACGCGGCATAGGCGGGACGGATGATGCGACGTTTGTGGTGCCGCGCCTTCGGCCACGGGTCGGGGAAGAACACCCGAATCTCCGACAGCGCGCCATCGGGCACATGGTCGGTCAACAGACTGATCGCGTCCCCGTCGTGAACCCGCAGATTGGTCAGCGAGTGTTCCTCGATCAACGCCAACAGGTTCCCGATACCGGGTGGATGCACTTCCACCGCGATGTAGTCGCGGCGTGGATCCTCCTGCGCCATGACCAGGCTGGCCTCTCCCATGCCCGACCCGATCTCCAACACGACATCGTGGTCGCGGCCGAACAGGGCACGGTTGTCAACTCGCTCGGCGGGCACACCGTATCGGGGATACAGCGTCTCCAGCGCGGAGTGATGACGCAGGCTCACCCGGCCACGCCGAGGATAGTAGGTGCGGGTCTCGATAGTGCTGCTCACAATCGCCCAAGAATAACCGCGCGCTCGCCCAGGCGTCGCCTCGCGGCGTTGCGGTCGAGCTTGCTTACAAAGGCGGCGCTCGCCCGCGCCTTGCGACGCGAGGGCCTGGACGGGCGCGACATCAGGGCCTTCCCCGCAGCCACACCATCCTGAAAAGCCGCGAACCTGGCCAAAGGACGGTCGGCAAGCCCATCCGCGACGAACCCCGGACACGTGCCTGTCCACCCCCGATTCGCGCCGTCCAGGTGCGGCGTTCTGCCGGAGGCAGACCAAACGCGCAGCGCAAGACGTGGACCGGCGCCGCCAGACACGTGCCTGTCCACCCACGATTCGCGCCGTCCAGACACGTGCAGCGCAAGGCCGCAGGCCTCCGCCGCCTACGCACTTTGTAGGCAAGGAGACCTGCAACGCAGCGAAGTGCGCGTCTGGACAGTGCGAATTAAAGGAGGGGGAGGACGAGGACTTTAGCCTCGGTCAAATCCTCCATCGCGGAGGCGACTCCCTCGCGACCGGTGCCGCTGGCTTTGGTGCCGCCGTATGGCATCTGGTCGGCGCGGAAGCTGGGGACGTCGCCGATGATGACGCCGCCGACTTTCAGGCGGCGGTGTGCGGTGGCGGCCAGGTCGATGCGGGTGGTGAAGACTCCCGCCTGGAGTCCGTATCGGGAGGCGTTGATTGCGGCGAGACCGGCGGTGTCGTCGGCGACGGGTTCGACGATCAGGACCGGGCCGAAGACTTCGGACTCCGCCAGTTTGGCGTCTCGGGGGACGTCGGTGAGCACCGCTGGGCTTACCAGGTTTCCGTCCCGTTGTCCGCCACAGTGAAGTCGGGCGCCGCTGTTGACGGCTTCGTCGATCCACTCGGTCACGCGTTGCGCGGCGGCGCTGGAGATGAGGGGGCCGACGACGCAGTCGTCGTCGGTCGGGTCGCCGGTGGCCAGCGCGGCCACCTTGTCGACCAGCAGCGGTAGGAACCGGTCGTAGTGGTCGCGGTGGACGAAGACCCGCTGCACCGAGATGCAGCTTTGGCCGGCT
Proteins encoded:
- a CDS encoding VOC family protein; amino-acid sequence: MEPRLHFITVATPDLAAARRFYRDGLGWRPVADVPGEIIFLQVGPGLILGLFDAERFVQDVAGAVTDPAITGLTLSHNVDSPARVDEVIEAAVTAGASLVKSPQRADFGGYHGHFADPNGVIWEVCHNPGWRVDDRGDVHFDDVN
- a CDS encoding TIGR03086 family metal-binding protein; protein product: MINLAPAADHMSRLLTEVRDDQLDGPTPCEEYHLGDLIQHVDGLAVAFRAAADKAPLPPGTPVGLDEGWRERIGEHLRQLVAAWRAPEAWEGRTEAGGVELTGAEAGAVALNELVIHGWDVARSIDRTYEPDETSLAVSEQFVTAAAADPVPGLFAPPVPVAEDASRLDRVVGLAGRDPHWRP
- a CDS encoding metal-sensitive transcriptional repressor family protein, coding for MSTPATDKSLAARVESRLAVPVMCAAGISVPAVFMAVWGTGTVADTGVLVNWIAGGVLWCEWLVLLILAEDRLDWMRRHKWTIAVAMLTIPAAIFTLGPVQLLRLVYVVATLQVLRVNRIISAGRVLTRRLNLSGWRQIILIAATAMLVSVFLFVLLVAPNAEVWLAGDLIFTQLGPIPAVIIGTILLLAAYLAWRNRKSD
- a CDS encoding DsbA family protein, with the protein product MTPPVQPGTPPPPGMQPPPGMPMPPPPPGMPPPVAGWSPPPPAPKSSMSMPLILCIVLGVLVLIAGAAVVVVVTNGDDTAPIADSDDGTDEQPGESASPEEFLVQGTGPVVVEVYLDFRCEHCARFHENNHDRLVTETAAGTITVHYRPIAILDGQSMGDYSVRAVNAAACAGEQGAYVDYAAILLTSTPPMGSPGPDDAELIAAGEPLGLGDEFASCVTTGKYLDWVADSSQQALDSGLAGVPHVTIDGQIVMAPIELFSQELDKALQ
- a CDS encoding ABC transporter ATP-binding protein, whose translation is MTTARAAAVGSLEPVLAVSNLQMRYGTKDVLKGVDFTAQRGEVLALLGPNGAGKTTTIEILEGFRMRSDGEVSVLGTDPAHGKEAWRAKLGVVLQSWRDHGKWRVRELLAQLGRYYAPYSTEQVKRPWDTDELIEAVGLTEHANLKIATLSGGQRRRLDVAIGIVGRPELLFLDEPTVGFDPHARREFHDLVHRLSDMDETTILLTTHDLDEAEKLADRILILAGGRIIADGSADALARKMSTEAEVKWTRNGERFVHSTLDATKYVRDLFAEYGDQIGDLEVRQATLEETYMEMVRQFEAGEADTAVRTFEEVTK
- a CDS encoding ABC transporter permease: MNPTWAPYRAGLSRGWSEFKHAITTPAEVIGTLFPSVIAIIVMIFLRDVIVDGASVSLASMTLPSLLGMNIAFSGLMGIVGQLTIEREDGTLLRNKAVPGGMTGYLVGITISVSTMSIISLLIVLAPGMFLFDDVRFNGFSSVLTFIWVVVLGLFATMPIGAVFGSMFGSPRQVGLVMLPVGGLVAISGIFYPITALPEWVQWIGQTFPIYWLGLGMRSALLPAEMAAVEIGESWRHLETAGVLGLWTIIGLAIAPIVLRRMARRESGSAVAARREKAMQSPIR
- a CDS encoding helix-turn-helix domain-containing protein, which encodes MLRAERGISRRQLAEALGVHYQTVGYLERGEYSPSLYLALRIAEYFEVAVEVVFSTAPFPRIGSE
- the arfB gene encoding alternative ribosome rescue aminoacyl-tRNA hydrolase ArfB, with the protein product MENLRVTNTVEIPELELTWRFSRSSGPGGQHVNTSDSRVELRFDVANSGAFTPAQRERVLEQLESRLVDGVVTVAASRFRSQYRNRQDALERLSALLAGALAPPAPPRRATKPSRRARQRRVDEKRQRGELKKLRRNPDQ
- a CDS encoding YbaK/EbsC family protein is translated as MTWTISGSLTVQPVAASTHLLAGPVKQALDNLPTAEVGVAEIDANLADTAEFCEHYGVPLGASANCVIVAGKRGQTVTYAACLALATTKINVNTVVRKHLDVRKASFAPMSEAVDLTGMEYGGITPIGLPTDWRILLGPDVAEAPELVIGGGIRGSKILVTGRFLASLPGAEVVEGLAG
- the trmB gene encoding tRNA (guanosine(46)-N7)-methyltransferase TrmB, with amino-acid sequence MSSTIETRTYYPRRGRVSLRHHSALETLYPRYGVPAERVDNRALFGRDHDVVLEIGSGMGEASLVMAQEDPRRDYIAVEVHPPGIGNLLALIEEHSLTNLRVHDGDAISLLTDHVPDGALSEIRVFFPDPWPKARHHKRRIIRPAYAALMRSKLRSGGVLRCATDWADYAEVMLEVLSADPGLRNRFERESPRPRWRPVTKFEQRAVEAGRGITDLCFDRVG